The genome window TTGTGAGTGTCAGTGTGTTAGCTTTTGTAGGTCACCCATGTCGTTGTCATAATCGTCGTCATCTTCATAACCGTCAGTGTTGTCACTCAGTCTTTCCCAACATGGAGGCCCGTTAAATCACAGTGTGAAGATGGTAGGGGAGTTTAGGGAGTGATCTGATTGGTCCCCACTGCTGCTGCTACGGCGATGGGCAATACTACAGGGCTGGGGGTTTCGAGACTGCTGGGCCACATCCTGTTGAGAGGAAGATGGCAGAGGCGGTAGAGCCTGGGATGAACTAGTGGAACTGGAGTCTAGAGAGCCAGAGGGATAACTGAAGACCAGACTAGCCATGAAAGGAGTAAGAGATGGAGTAGAAATAAGAATTGGGGTGTGAAGGGACTCAGATTCTATGGGGACGGTAAAGGATGTCACAGGACGAGCAGGGATAATAATTTGGGGTTTGGGCTTCTTAATCTTTGATTGGCTCTTTACTGAGGACCGTGGTAGGTCCACAGGCTCGATTTTAATTCCTAATGAGGGAAGCCCTGAGCTCGGGTCAGAATCCGAGTCAGAGTCCTGGATCTTGCAAATGGGACGGTGGGCCTCTATGACCAACTCTAGCTTTTCTTTGTCCTTCTGTAGTTGAGCAATCTCCTTCTGCAGATGGGACTTTTTAACTTCCAACTCGTCTGTCTCCTAAGAAAGAGAAAAGGTTAGGGTTGTATTGTCAATCTATTTATTTTTCCAATTGGCACAAAAACCCAGTAGTTAAAACATTAAATGTGAGTGTCTTATAAACGGGTGATATGATTTACAAAACGTTAAGAAATATGTTAATAAGCCTCTTCAAATTAAACTTACGCTTTGCAGCGTGTCTGTCAGCTCACGTCGGCGGTTACGACACTTGGCAGCTGCCTGTTTGTTACGCTCCCTCCTTATTCTGCGTCTTGCCAACTCCTCTGGGGACAACTAAAGTGAGAGAAAGACATTTGATGACTATGAAAAAAGTACCAATAAGTTTGACAAAAATGTACTAGAACTTGAAAGACATCTAGCTCAACTCAATTGAAGGGGACTGCACTAAATAGCAGATCACTAAAATGTGTTTAGTTGTGAAATACTACCACCTTGTGTATAAACTGAGTCACTACATTCAAACTTTCACAACGGCATTTTGTAACATCTGAGCCTTTTGTCACGCCCTTCCTCCAATTTAATTTAACATTTTGTCCAGTTATTTGTTTCTGTTCATCCAATTTTTCCCGCCCCTGTATTATGATGATTCACTCAGACCCCCGTTGTGACTCAGGTATGAGTCATATGACTTGCCCCACTGAGTCACATGATAGCCCATTTCCCATCCCATCATGCTCAATCAACCACACATTCTGGAAGTGTAAATGATAGCCAACGGGTATAAAAAGCATATACCCTCAAGGAAAACAAAAacatactactagtagtagttaAGCAATTTGATAATTACTTGATGTGTTGCCGTCTTACATTTTGTGAACCCGCACGTCAGATATATTTTGTCTCAAAATCAAAACAGGCTGATAAAAACTCTCATATTTTCTAGCACTTAGCCTATTAAGTCACTAACGTCAAATGAGCGGCATTTCTCAAACAATTATAAAGCAGGTCAGTGTACATAGCTGTTCCAAAGTACATAGGCCTAGGTGTCAACCAAAACAGATGTGGTCAACCTCGGCATCATCTGGAATTTCCAAATTTTCAGGAATATTTGTTTCTGTAATTTCATTTTTCATCCTATCAGACAGAATGGGTGTGTGGTAATGTCTCACTGCCATGTCAGAAGTATAAGTCAGTCACAGACACTACAGGATATTACTCACTACTGACACCGACTCAGCCATCCGTCTCTACACCTCTGTGAAGTCTCTAGTTGCCATTTTCCATGCCCCTCTCAGTCCCAACGAAGCACTGGAATTCTAAGCCTCTCTGTATCCAGTGTAGCATTATTAATAAGACAACTACACGGAAAAGGGTCTACTAGTGCAGAGCGATTAACCAaaaagtatattttttttaaagaactaaTTGACGGAAGtcagttcaattatttgaattccattttgttcgttttttttctgtgagctgGATGTGCGgtttctgtagagataaatcagatgaaGCCTTAACTGTCCGATGTAGGGAGGTGTCGTTTCCaccaggccaatattctacagtttagctcagaaaatgttgtaattaactagaatgaccataatccattgtgctCCTGCTTAAACTTGTCTGGTCTGAGTGGAGCAGAcatggagacagaagagagaatgCGCGATCGAGGGGGCTAGAAAGCAGTTGCTTTGCGAGCTTGAAAATACATGATTTAAGTCAGggcccgagtttgggaaaccttgatctaagtgattgatagttggtattcagcagtcaaagtatgccttatttattTCGAAGAACTattaaaatagtgattttgtcacagcataggcagcagctctagagATGAGATGACTCAGAATGAAATAATCAAGTcttcaaataaaacaaatattttattaaagtatatTAAAGTAAAgttatgtgaataaatgatgattAATAAGTGATAAGCCGTAATGGGCAGTCAcaaccatcatgggacttttattaactGGTTTATTCAGTGTTAAAGCATTCAGCCCACACAAAACATGAGATTTTGTTTTATAATCGAACTGAATCCGAACCAACTTCAAAAAGTACTAATCACTCAGCACTTGGGCCTACTAAACTATACCTCTTCAAAGACAACCACCTCTTCGAAATGCATGTTGTGATAAGTGACCTTACGATTCATCTGCATTTTGGTCAAATATCCACCGACATTCTGGCACAATGCCTACCTACCTTTTGAATTAAGAGTTTTACACTCTGCTGGCTAAAGATAAAACATATTCTTACATGTTCATCGTTCCTGCGTCTGGTCGTGCTTCCGGAACTTGCCGCAGCCCTTATAacccctggtctgtaaaggtgtGGTTGGGAAGCTGAGGGGTTGAAGGACCTCATTCCTGCTACAGGTGGGCAAGGAGGACGTGGAGGCCATGAGGGGCCAGCTGGACCGATGAGGGAGGGCTGGACCAACCACTGGAGGTCTTGGTTGGAAGTGATGTCGTTGAGACTGGGAACAAACTGACTGCCTCCTGCCACAGTGAACTTCTGAAGAGAGCGAGAGCAAAAAAAAAGAATGAGAGCAAAAGAGAGCGAGATTAGCGTAAAGAGATTGACAAGCAGAAGGATTTAAAGCAAAACTATTATTTTGAACCAGATATTTGACATGGATGTATCAGGACATAAAGGCAACAGTTTTGATAGACTGAGAATTAATGGTTAAATACATCCATCACGTGTATCAATTCAACATAAGCCCACAATCAGACAATGGTAATCAGACTTACACCATGGCTATAATACAATTATTAGCCTACTACATTATGTCATTATTATTCCATTACTACTCTATTATTAATATATTCTGCAATTAATACTATTAAGCAATATAAATATCGGGGGGAAACTTTAAACATTTTATAATGTATTACTCTTATTAAAGTTTATCAACATAGCCCATGTGTGCCCCCTACCTGATGTTGTTGAGTGGTTGAAGTGCTGGTGTCCTGGGATACAGCGCTCGATGCGGTGTGTGGGGGCCCAGAGTCGCTGTTGGGGTACGTAGAGCTGCCTCCGCGGCCCATGTCCCCAAAGTTCCGGTACATCTTTGATGGTGAACTGCTATCCCGATGAGTGCAAAGTAATCCAGAGGAGTTTTATGAAGAGCAAGCGGTGAAGTGAATGAAGCGTTCGAGTAGTGTCACGTTCAGTATTCAAACCTTGGGGAAACCCTCCTTATTGCGGGAAGTTGGTAGGATCCGAAAATATGTAACCTGAAAAGGGGAAGAAGGAAACTGCTAATGAAAAGCTTGTTCTTGTATATGACTAAATTCGCTCAAATAAATGTAAATTACTCCTTACTTACATTGATCATTCCAGTTGGACTGAAAAGTATAGAGTGATCGTAGAATTATAAAAGCCCAAACCAATACTATAGTTTCTCCACGCCCCTCCCAAATTACTGGAAATGGTGTTGTCTGGTTTTCGGCGTGTAACTGACCACGTGCTAATGACGTATTTGGCCATATATGGTGAGTTTCCTCCAGCAAGTGTTCCCGGGAATCCTCATTGACAGTTTGgttgtttaaatcaaatcaaattgtattggtcacatacacatatttagcagatgttattgcgggtgtagcgaaaggcttgtgttcctagctccaagagtgcagtagtatctaacaattcacaacaatacacacaaatctaaaagtaaaataatggaattaagaaatattaggatgagcaatgtcgttgtgacattgactaaaatacagtagaagctgttttccagtctcggtcccagctttcacgcacctgtactgacctcgccttctggatgatagaggggtgaacaggccgtgactCGGTTGGTTGATGTCCTTCATGATATTTTtcgccttcctgtgacatcgggtgctgtatgtgtcccccggtgatgcgttgggctgaccgcgccacccactggagagccctgcggttgcgggcggtgcagttgccttaCTATGGACAGGACGCTctaaattgtgcatctgtaaaagtttgtgaaggtCTTAGGGGCCAATACGAATTTCTTCAGCTCCTGAACCTACAAAACTATGGagcaaaacagatggggttggcttagatgtgacaacatgtaaactatagaTTTCGTCTCCAATGTTTAATGAAAACATAAAAAGACGTTTGCACAATGACCACttgtctcaaatacattgttagttgttggttagctagcgtgcgaattttagccatattagcagacattaaatcagtcaaaacacctaaaATCAAAACGTGGTATCAAGAACAAGCTTAAACCGGTTTAAATGCCTCAcgtacgattccccacatggtagtttcttgtcattgttggtagctatctggcaatccagaatcacaacaactcaCGGACATCTGCCCAATTGAAACTGTGCGTATCGTTTTGGTGatgttgtcagctaacccataACAGAAGCGGAAACCACGCCCTCTTTGAAATCTACAAGTTTCTGCCCCATACTTTGCATCCACTTTCTTTTTCTTGACCACATAAATCTAGGGAACGGTGCCTGAAGGAGGTCAGTCAGCCGAATGACACtttggctgcgtttagacaggcgttttcactaattggtcttttgaccaatcagatcagctctggaaaagctgtgatgtgattggtcaaaataccaattaatGGCAAAAATATCAGAATTTGGTTTGCCTGTGTGAACGCAGAATGTGAATTATTTCTCCATCTGTTTCAACTGTCTTTGGCAGTGTCAGTAGCTGGCGGTTTTCTATGTAGCCTACTGTCAAAAGCTTCCATAAAAATACTTAAATCCTAAATGTGCAGCGACTGCCACCGTTTCTCTAGTAGTGGCGATATCACTGAACAGCTGCAGTCcctgctctcccttatggctctattgtGGTTGAGTTCCCGCCATGGTTGACTCATCTTTTGTGAATAACTACCGAGTATTATCGAAGCCAATACATAGCCTACTGTAGGATTCAGTTGCAATTTATACCAGCTTGTCTCTTAGGATATAGAATAAGGCTAAAACTTAGCAGCATGCATTGTGATAAATTGATATGTATTGAAGATACAGTGAATCATGACTGTTTTATCATCGTCTTTATCATTTGAGCCATTTTGCTCTTACTGTTGTTTTTGGCACTCACCAACATCACAATGCGTGAAAGTGAAAGATTTTCAcaacatttgatttattttatttttatttaacctttacctaggcaagtcagttaagaacaaattcttatttacaatgacggcctagcaacagtgggttaactgccttgttcaggggcagaacgacagatttctaaAGCATCGCATTTTTGTCTTATGCATCACAGTGACCTAATATTACGTTCACTTCCTTCTTTTCAGGTTTACTTTTcctgtattatttatttttgtggGGACACGTGCACTTCTCTCTCTGTGGCATACTATATGAATGACACCTCATCACCTCATGTTGAATGAGAATATAGGGGAAGGTGAAGATGACTTAAGGCCTCTGGAATGCCGTGATGACACACCGTTTCTGTCTCTATATGACATGCCACAACATGCTGGCCGGCCCGGGATTTTTTTTCACACCAATTGACTCAGACATGCATCATTGATGCATCACAGACGTAGACTACATATACATGCAGAGGTAGCTACAGTGGTACACATCGTACAACCATGCACATTACACACCCAGATGCATTTTCTAAGTCTTCATGTTTTTTTCGTATGCCACATCACATACACCTACTCATCCAATcccccataacacacacacatgcaatctCCTACCATACACACTAACATCTAATATGGATCAGTAATTTCCCTGTCTTTTTGTTGTACCTttgataaataatgttttgttgatATGTTGTTTATTTGAATTATGTATCAGATTACAAGTAATAACCTTCACAGTTACCAAGTGTATTTAATTAGTCACCATGAGTCACTGTTTCTTTCAGAAGACAACATGGCCTACCTTCTATAAAACAGAAGTTAGCCAGATGAATAGTGCACTGTAATTTGGTTTTATGTAAAGCAACACTGTGTTTACAATGGCTTTTTGTTATATATATTTGTTACTTTTCTTAGGTGACAAATAAGCATAGAAGCAGAAAATAGCCAACTAATTGAAGCAAGCAGTGTCAAACTGAAGTAATGTTCCTCAGTTCAACAGTTTTGACTTTTGGCACAAGCTGCCAACAATTCTTGATAAATGTGTAGTTTGAGTGCATTCTTTGAACATAAATTGTTTCTATATCCAAGCTCTAGATTACAATCCACCTCTTCAAGGAGATAGGGTACTGCTAGTACCATAGACAATCAGGAAGTAGCTGATTCTGCTTGATCTTGGCCATAGTTTTATAAATATCTATATGGCTGTAtaatgtatatacactgctcaaaaaaataaagggaacacttaaacaacacaatgtaactccaagtcaatcacacttctgtgaaatcaaactgtccacttaggaagcaacactgattgacaataaatttcacatgctgttgtgcaaatggaatagacaaaaggtggaaattataggcaattagcaagacacccccaataaaggagtggttctgcaggtggtgaccacagaccacttctcagttcctatgcttcctggctgatgttttggtcacttttgaatgctggcggtgctttcactctagtggtagcgtgagacggagtctacaacccacacaagtggctcaggtagtgcagctcatccaggatggcacatcaatgcgagctgtggcaagaaggtttgctgtgtctgtcagcgtagtgtccagagcatggaggcgctaccaggagacaggccagtacatcaggagacgtggaggaggccgtaggagggcaacaacccagcagcaggaccgctacctccgcctttatgcaaggaggagcactgccagagccctgcaaaatgacctccagcaggccacaaatgtgcatgtgtctgctcaaacggtcagaaacagactccatgagggtcaTTATTAGCAGTTTAATTAAATATACTTAAACTTTATCAATGTCCGAatttctgaaataaataattatattttACCTTAAGTATTTTAAATGTTAACTTCAATAATCACTGTAATCACAATAATcaactcatcactgtcaaacgctccctaaatcACTTCTGCGAgcaagcctttctaatcgacctggccggggtatcctggaatgacattgacctcatcccgtcagtagatgatgcctggctattctttaaaagtgccttcctcaccatcttaaataagcatgccccattcaaaaaatgtagaactaggaatagatatagtccttggttcactccagacctgtctgcccttgaccagcacaaaaacatcctgtggcgttctgcattagcatcgaatagcccccgtgatatgcaacttttcagggaagttaggaacaaatatacacaggcagttaggaaagctaaggttagctttttcaaacagaaatttgcatcctgtagtactaactcaaaaaagttctgggacactgtaaagtccatggagaataagagcacctcctcccagctgcccactgctctgaggctgggaaacactgtcaccaccgataaatccactataattgagaatttcagtaagcatttctctacggctgaccatgctttccacctggctacccctaccccggtcaactgcccggcaccctcgaCAGCAACCCGcaaaagcccccaccatttctccttcatccaaatctagatagctgatgttctgaaagagctgcaaaatctggacccctacaaatcagccgggctagacaatctggaccctctctttctaaaattatctgccaaaattgttgcaacccctattactagcctgttcaatctctctttcatatcgtctgagattcctaaagattggaaatctccagtggtcatccccctcttcaaagggggtgacactctagacccaaactgctacagacctatatctatcctaccctgtctttctaaggtcttcgaaagccaagctaacaaacagattaccgaccatttcgaatcccaccgtaccttctccgctatgcaatctggtttcagagctggtcatgggtgcacctcagccacgctcaaggtcctaaatgacatcacaaccgccatcgataagagacattactgcgcagccgtattcatcgacctggccaaggctttcgactcttgtcaatcaccacattcttattggcagactcgacagccttggtttctcaaatgattgcctcgcctggtctaccaactacttctctgatagagttcagtgtgtcaaatcggagggcctgttgtccggacctctggcagtctctatgggggtgccacagggttcaatcctcgggccgactctcttctctgtatacatcaatgatgttgctcttgctgctggtgattctctgatacacctctacgcagacgacaccattctgtatacttctggcccctctttagacactgtgttaactatcctccagacgagcttcaatgccatacaactctccttctgtggcctccaactgctcttaaatgcaattaaaactaaatgcatgctattcaaccgatcactgcccgcacctgctcgcccgtccagcatcactactctggacggctctgacttagaatacgtggacaactacaaatacctaggtgtctggttagactgtaaactctctttccagactcacattaagcatctccaatccaaaattaaatctagaatcggcttcctatatcgcaacaaagcatccttcactcatgctgccaaacataccctcgtaaaactgaccatcctaccaatcctcgacttcggtgatgtcatctataaaatagcctccaacactctactcaacaaactggatgcagtctatcacagtgccatccgttttgtcaccaaagccccatacactacccaccattgcgacctgtacactctcgttggatagccctcgcttcatacacgtcaacaaacccactggctacaggttatctacaagtctctgctaggtaaagccccaccttatctcagctcactggtcaccatagcagcacccactcgtagcacgcgctccagcaggtatatctcactggtcacccccaaagccaattcctcctttggtcgtctttccttccagttctctgctgccaatgactggaacgaactgcaaaaatctctgaagctggaaacacttatctccttcactagctttaagcaccagctgtcagagcagctcacagatgactgcacctgtacatagcccatctataatttagcctaaacaactacctcttcccctactgtatttatttattttgctcctttgcaccccattgtttctatttctactttgcacagtcttccactgcaaatctaccattccagtgttttacttggtatattgtatttacctcgccaccatgaccctttttgcctttacctcccttatctcacctcatttgctcacattttaTTTAGacctatttttctactgtattattgactgtatgttttgtttattccatgtgtaactctgtgttgttgtatgtgtcgaattgctatgctttatcttggccaggtcacagttgcaaatgagaacttgttctcaacttgcctacctggtta of Salvelinus alpinus chromosome 4, SLU_Salpinus.1, whole genome shotgun sequence contains these proteins:
- the LOC139574268 gene encoding fos-related antigen 1-like, which produces MYRNFGDMGRGGSSTYPNSDSGPPHTASSAVSQDTSTSTTQQHQKFTVAGGSQFVPSLNDITSNQDLQWLVQPSLIGPAGPSWPPRPPCPPVAGMRSFNPSASQPHLYRPGVIRAAASSGSTTRRRNDEHLSPEELARRRIRRERNKQAAAKCRNRRRELTDTLQSETDELEVKKSHLQKEIAQLQKDKEKLELVIEAHRPICKIQDSDSDSDPSSGLPSLGIKIEPVDLPRSSVKSQSKIKKPKPQIIIPARPVTSFTVPIESESLHTPILISTPSLTPFMASLVFSYPSGSLDSSSTSSSQALPPLPSSSQQDVAQQSRNPQPCSIAHRRSSSSGDQSDHSLNSPTIFTL